From Sphingomonas sp. PAMC26645:
TGCGGCCGCATCAGCGCGATCCGACGGGCGTCGATCAGGTCGCGGCTGTCGGCGTTCAAGGGCGTGTGGATCGTGACGATGTCGACCGCCCCGAGCATGTCGTCGAGCGATGCATGGAAGGTGGCGGCGAGTTGCGCCTCGCGGACCGCGGGGAGGCGGGTGCGGTTATGATAATGGATCGTCAGCCCGAATGCGCGTGCCCTCAGCGCGACCGCCTGGCCGATCCGCCCCATCCCGACGATCCCGAGCGCCTTGCCGCCGATCCGGTGGCCGAGCATCCCGCCCGGGCTCCAGCCGTTCCACTGGCCCGACCGCACCAGCTTCTCGCCCTCCGCCAGCCGCCGCGGGACCGACAGGATCAGCGCCATCGTCATGTCGGCGGTGTCCTCGGTGAGCACCCCCGGCGTGTTGGTGACGATGATCCCGCGCGCGCGCGCCGCCTTCAGGTCGATGTGGTTCACGCCCGCACCGTAGTTCGCGATCAGCTTCAGGCGGTCGCCCGCGCCGGCGATCAGCGCCGCGTCGACATCGTCGGTCACGGTCGGTACGAACACGTCACAATCGGCCATCGCCGCGGCAAGCTGGTCGCGGTCGAGCTTGGCGTCGGCGCGGTTGTTGTGCGTGTCGAACAGCGCCTCCATCCGATCCATCAGCGTATCGGCCAGCTCGCGGGTGACGACGACCTTGGGGTTCGGACAGCGGCGTGTGTCGATCATGCGGATGGCTTGGCGAAGGCGCTCAAGCGCGTCAACGTTGACACCGCAACTTCGGTTGAGGAAAGCGGTTCGTCGCGATAGGAGTTCGGCTCGCCAGTTAGGACATGACCATGCGCATTCTCGCCGCCGCGCTTTCCGTTCTTGTTGTCACCGCGCTGGTGCCCGACCCGGCGACCGCGGCCGACGCGACGAAGAAGACCGTACCCTATTACGCGTCGATCTCGGCATCGCGCGCGCGGATGCGGACCGGGCCGGCGCGGACGTATCCGGCGAGCTGGCTGTATCAACGCCAGGATCTGCCGATCAAGGTGGTCGCGATCTTCAAGGAATGGCGCAAGGTCGCTGATCCTGACGGGACCGAGGGGTGGATGCAGGCGAATTTGCTGAGCGGTACGCGGACGGCGATCGTGCGGGGTTCGGGGCCCGTGGAAATGCGCGAGAAGCCCGTCTCGTCCGCCAAAGTGCTGTGGCGTGCGGCGCCGGGCGTGGTCGGGCGGCTGAGCCAGTGTGGCAATGGCTGGTGCCGGATGGATGTTAAGGGGCAGGCGGGGTTTGTTGCCGTTGGGGGGCTTTGGGGGGTCGAGGCTGGTGAGGTTTTGCCTTGAGGCTTTAGGGGATGGTTTGTTGGAGGCGTCGCGTGATGCGGAAACCGACCCACCCCCATCCCCTCCCTTCCAGGGAGGGGAGTAAGAAGAGGGTAACGTCCCCCGGTCGCCGACTACCCTTCTAGCTCCCCTCCCTGGAAGGGAGGGGTTGGGGGTGGGTCGGCCGCTGAAGACGGAGGACGCTTGCCAGGATCGTTTCCGCCACGCCGTCTGGGTTTCGAGCGACGTCGGAGTTCCAGAACCGGATCACCGTCCAACCGAGATCTTCCAACCGCCGCGTCCTCGAACGGTCCCGAACCGAGTCGATGTGTTGGCTGCCGTCGAACTCCACCGCGAGGCGCACCTCCCGACAAGCCAGATCGACGATAAACCTTTCGACGACCAACTGCCGCGTGAACCGCGGGCGAAAATACGCGACCTTATGCCAGATCGCGATCTCGGCATCGGTCGGGTGGTTGCGTAGGTTGCGAGCGCGCCGCGTCATATCGGGAGGAACGCGCGGCATCCCTCCGGACTGCGCCCGGGAGTCGTGGAGGGCAACCCACCCCCGGCCCCTCCCTTTCAGGGAGGGGGGAAGTCAGCGGATCAGTTCATTAGTTCCACTGCCATCGCGGTCGCTTCGCCACCGCCGATGCAGAGCGAGGCTAGGCCACGTTTTTGGCCAGTCGTCTCCAACGCCGAAAGCAACGTCGCCAAAATCCGCGCACCGCTCGCGCCGATCGGGTGGCCCAGCGCACAAGCCCCCCCGTGAATGTTCACCTTGTCATGCGGCAAACCAAGGTCGCGCATAGCGATCATCGCGACGACGGCGAAGGCTTCGTTAACCTCGAACAGGTCGATGTCCGATGCCGACCAGCCGGCCTTCTCCATCGCTTTCCGCATAGCGAACACCGGCGCGGTCGTGAACAGCGACGGCGCGTGGGCATGTGCGGCATGCGCCACGACCCGTGCGATCGGCTTGATGCCGAGCCGGTCCGCAACGCTCGCACGCGTCATCACCAAGGCCGCAGCACCGTCGGAGATCGACGAGGCGTTGGCGGCGGTGATCGTGCCGTCCTTCGAGAAGGCGGGCTTCAGCGTCGGGATCTTGGCGACGTCGCCCTTCGCCGGCTGCTCGTCGAGCGAGACCGTGGTCGTGCCCTTACGACCGGCGATATCGACGGAGATGATCTCGCGGTCGAACGCGCCGGACTTCTGCGCGGCTTGCGCCCGGTGCAGCGATTCGATCGCGTAGTCGTCCATCTGCTTGCGCGTGAACTGGTATTCGTGCGCGGTGTCCTCGGCGAAGTTGCCCATCAGCTTGCCGGGTTCGTACGCGTCCTCGAGCCCGTCGAGATACATGTGGTCGTACATCCGGTCATGGCCGATCCGCGCGCCGCCGCGGTGGCTCTTCGATAGGTACGGCGCGTTGGTCATGCTCTCCATGCCGCCCGCGACGAGCAGGTCGACCGACCCGGCCGCCAGTGCGTCTGCAGCAAGGATCGCCGCCTGCATCCCCGAACCGCACATCTTGTTGACCGTCGTCGCCTCGACATGGTCGCCGAGCCCGGCGTTGATCGCAGCCTGTCGCGCCGGCGCCTGGCCTAGCCCGGCGGGAAGCACGCAGCCCATGTAGATCCGCTCGATCTCGGCCGCCGAAACGCCCGAGCGCTCGACCGCACCACGCACCGCATCGGCGCCAAGCTGCGTCGCGGTGGCGCCCGCAAGCGCGCCCTGGAACGATCCCATCGGCGTGCGCGCGTAGGACAGGATGACGATGGGATCTCGATCGGCGGCCACTTCACTCTCCATATATTCTTCTGCCCCCGTATCTGGGGTTGATGTGCGGCAATACAAAGCACTGCGGGATGCGCCTAGACCCCCCATCATGGAAACACTCATCGCGACGCTCAAATGGTGTGCAGCAGGGTCGGGGGTGATCGCCGCCTTCATGGTATCGCTCGATTTTGGGCGGCGCGTGACGGGGTGGGGGTTCGTGCTGTTCGTCGGCTCGTCGATCGCGTGGCTGAGCGGTGCGGCCTTGACCGGGGACTGGGCGCTGGGCACGCAGAACATCGTGTTGTTCGGGATCAACCTCCTCGGCGTGTATCGCTACCTCGTGCGGAAAACGGGTGTCTGAGGCTGCGTTCTGGGCGGTGTTGTTGGGGGTGCTCGGGGCGATCATCGGCAGCTTCGTCGCGGCGCTGGTCATGCGCTGGCCCGACGGGCGATCGGTGATGCAGGGGCGATCGGCGTGCGATGGCTGCGGGCGGACACTCCGCGCGGTCGAGCTGGTGCCGCTGTTTAGCGCGCTCGTCCTGCACGGCCGGTGTAAAGGGTGCGGCGTCGCGATCAGTCCGGTGCATTGGCGGATCGAGTTGGCGGGGTTGGTGATCGGCTCGGCCGCGGGGTTCGTTGCGCCGGGGACGGTCGGCATAGCAGGCGCGGTTTTCGGATGGCTGTTGCTGGCGTTGGCAAGCCTAGACCTCGTCGCATTCTGGCTGCCCGATCGGCTGACGATCCTGCTGGCTGCGACCGGGCTCGTTGGCGCCGCGCTTGGTATCGACCCGCCGCTTCAGGAACGGCTGATTGGCGGACTCGCCGGGTTCGGGACGCTGTGGCTGGTCGCGGTCGGCTATCGGCGCATACGTGGCCGCGACGGGATGGGCGGCGGCGATCCCAAGCTGTTCGGGGCGATCGGACTGTGGCTCGGGTGGCAGATGTTGCCCGCCGTCCTGCTAATCGCGAGCATGATCGGACTCGGCGTTGTCCTTGCCGCGCACCTCAAGGGACGCAGCATGGCGGCGGACACCGCGCTTCCGTTCGGCGCTTTGCTGGCGATCGCGGCTTATCCCGCTTGGCTGTTCATGATAGGCGTGACGCCATGATATCGCTCGCTCTTATGCTCGCGCTGCAAGCCGCGACGCCTGCGCCAGCTGCCAATTCAGGTCCGGGTCCCCTCGGTGCGATCGGCCAGCAGAAGCTCCCCGCCAAGGGGTGCGCCGCGTATCTCTGGAGCATGGACGCCGGCCGGCAGCTCGTCGCGATGGCGACCGCGGACCCTGAGCAGATCCGTCTCGCGATCGATGGCAAGACGACCGACTTCGCGATGACGACCCAGTCGCCCGCGATCGGCTTCGGCTTTGGCGGCGTCACGCAATATCGCGGCGGCGACGTGACCGCGACGCTCGACATGGCCGTCGCCGTGCGCGCCGACATCTCGGCGGGCGCGACCGTGACGTCCGCGACGCTACGGATCGACCGCCCCGGGCGCGATACCGTGGTCATGCCGGTCGGTGGCCTAATCGGCTGTGTCTGAGGTTAATTTTTGTGAAACCAAGCCGTCCTATGTGCGTTACGTGGACGAAGATGGGGGTGAATCGAGCACGATCGCTGCCCGTAAAGGGGATCGTGTGACAGCTTCTAACAGCCGGCATTATTGGCTCGCTCTGGCGTTGGTAGCGTCGACAACGGGATTCGCGGGCGTCGGTTCCGCGCAGTTGGTGAAGCCGGGCACTGCCCCGGCGAAGGGCCCCGATGCGCCCAAGCCCAGCGATCAACCGCAGTCGAACGATCCGCGTGCCGACGCGCCGATCGTGCCGGACGCCGAGTTCGACAGCGCTCTGCCGCCGTTGAGCGGCGACCTGAATGCACCGTTGGAGGCGATGGCACCGCTGCCCGCTCCGTCTGCGCAGGCACCCGCGACTCCCGCCACCGCGACGACCCCCGCCACGACGCTGGCCGGCGACGTCCTGCCGCCGACCGGCCCGAGCGACCCACAACTCGCGCAACCGCTGACGCCGCTGTCGAGCTTCGACACGACCCCGCTCCAGACCGCGGCGGATATCAAGGACAAGGATGCGCCCGACATCCGGTACGAGACCGCGACCAAGGGTCTCGATAAGGCTGGCGACGGGCTCGAAGGCGAATACAAGGCGCTGTCCGCGCTCGCCGAGGGCAAGGGCAAGGCGGCGAACGCCACGCAGGTCGCAGCGCGTGCGCGCGAGGATGAGGCGCTGGCGGTGCGGCTGCTGAAGTCACTCGGCTACTACGATGCGACCGCGATCTCGACGATCGAGACGATCCCCGACGCCGACAAGACCAAGCCCGCGCGGCTGAAGGCGACCGTCAGCGCGCAACCCGGCCGGCTCTATTCGCTGTCGTCGATCACCGTGAAGGCTGACGCGACGACCCCGCCCGATCTGGTCCGTACGCAATTGCCGCTGAAGGTCGGCGATCCGATCGAGGCCGCGCGGATCCAGGGCGCGGAGGCGAATGTCAGCCTGACGCTGCCGCAGCAGGGCTATCCGTTCGTCAAGGTCGGCGAGCGCGACATCCTGCTCGACGACCAGACCCCGACCGGCGCGTACACGCTTCCCGTGGATACCGGCCCGCGGTCGTCGTTCGGCCAGCTTCGCACCGAGGGCGATCAGGTCTTCAATCTCGAGCATCTGAACCTGTTTCCGCGGTTCAAGGCAGGCGAACTCTACGACAACCGGATGACCGACGACCTGCGCGATGCGCTGGTCGCGACGTCGCTGTTTTCGACGGTGTCGGTCGAGCCGGTCCGCACCGGCGCGATCAACCCCGACGGCACCGAGCAGGTCGACCTGCTGGTGCGCCAGAGCGAGGGCAAGCCGCGCTCGCTCGGCGGCAATGTCGGGTTCTCGACCGGGCAGGGCTTCCGCGCGGAAGGTACATGGCAGCACCGCAACCTGTTCCCGTACGAGGGCGCGCTGATCGCGTCGGTGATCGCGGGTACGCAGGAGCAGGGCCTGTCGGGCACGTTCCGCCGCGCCAACGCAGGCCGCCGCGATCGCACGTTCAGCCTGACGGCGGGCGCGAACCATTCGAATTACGACGCGTACGACGCGTTCACGACCAGCGTCGGCGTCCGCTGGAGCTACGATTCCACGCCGATCTGGCAGAAGCCGCTGACCTATTATTACGGTGGCGAACTCGTCGGCACGAACGAAAGCGTCTATGATTTCGGTCGCGGCGAGAACGTCCGCCGCACCTACGGCATCGTCGCGTTGCCGGGCCAGGTGAAGTTCGATCGTTCGGACAGCCTGCTCAACCCGACCAAGGGCTATCGCCTGACGCTGAACCTCAGCCCCGAGACGTCGGTCCAGGGTTCGGTCAAGCCGTACATCCGGACGATGATCGAGGGGACGTTCTACTATCCCGTCTCCAGCAGCATCGTCATCGCCGGGCGCGCCAAGGCGGGCTCGATCCAGGGCGTCTCCCGCGACGATCTTGCACCATCGCGGCGCTATTACGGCGGCGGCGGCGGATCGGTCCGCGGCTATGGCTATCAGCGGCTCGGGCCGTTCGATCCCAACGGCGATCCGGTCGGCGGGCGCTCGCTCAACGAATTCGCACTCGAGGCCCGCTACCGGTTCGGCGATTTCGGCATCGTGCCGTTCATCGATGCCGGCAACAGCTATGAGAGCAGCACGCCGAACCTGTCGTCCCTGCGCTACGGCGCGGGCATCGGCGGGCGCTTCTATACCAGCTTCGGCCCGATGCGTTTCGATGTCGCGACGCCGCTGAACCCACGCGAGGGCGACGGCAAGATCGCCCTCTACATCTCGATCGGGCAGGCATTCTGATGGCCGAAAACGGCACTCCGCACGTCGAGACGACGCACGAAACTATCATCGTCGAACGTCGCCCCTTGTGGCAGCGCATCCTGAAATGGCTGGCGATCCTGGTCGTCGGCCTCGTCGCACTCGTCCTGATCGTGCTGTTCGGGATCAACACCGATCCGGGCCGGCGCCTCGTTGCGGACCAGATCGGCGGCTACACCACCGCATCGGGGCTGAACATCAAGGTCGGTCGGATCGACGGCTCGATCTACGGCGCGATGACGCTCAGCGACGTGCGCGTGTCCGATCCAAAGGGCGTGTTCCTTACGAGCCCGAAGCTCGCCGTCGACTGGCGTCCGTTCGCGTTCGCCAAGAACCATGTCCACGTCCGCTCGCTGACCACGCCGCTTGTCACGCTGCAGCGCCGTCCGGTGCTCAACGCGACGCCGACCGATCCCAACGCGCCGCTGCTGCCCGATCTCGACATCGACGTGAACCGTCTGGTGATCGATCGCTTCCTGATCGCCAAGCCGGTCACCGGCCAGACGCATATCGTCAAGATCGATGGTGCGGTCCACATCGCCGACAAGCGCGCGCAGCTAACCACCAACGCGACCGCGCTGACCGGCCCCGGCATCGCCGGCGGCGACCGCCTCGTACTCAAGCTCGACGCGGTGCCCGAACAGAACAAGCTCGACGTGAATTTGAAGCTGACCGCTCCGGTCGGCGGCGTCGTGTCGACGATGGGGTCGTTCAAGGCACCGTTGACCGCGACCGTCGATGGCCGCGGCAGCTGGGCCTCGTGGCAGGGGCGCGCCGTCGCAACGCTCGGCGGCGGGCAACTCGCCAACCTCGGGCTGACTGCGAAGAACGGCCATATCGAAGTGCGCGGTTCGACGCGTCCCGGCCTGTATCTCGAAGGTCCGGTCGAGCGCCTGACGTCGCCGCAGTTGGACGTGGCGATCGATACCACGCTCAACGACCGCAAGGCCGACACGCGGATGACGCTGAAGTCGGACGCGCTGGCGGTCGACGCGGGTGGTCTGATCGATCTCGCCAACAGCCGTTTCGGCAATTTCGCGGTCAACGCGAAGCTGCTGACCCCGGGCGCGATCCTGCCGAACCTTAGCGGTCGTGACGTCACGGCACGCGTCGTGCTGGACGGCGCGTTCGCGACGCCGACGGTCGACTACAAGGTTCGCGCGGCAACGATCGCGTTCGGCGACATGGGCGTCGAAAACCTTTACGCCGAGGGTCTCGCACGCGTGAACTCGGACCGTATCCTCGTACCGATCAAGGCGCGGGCGCGTCGCGTGACGGGGCTCAACGCCGCCGTCGGAGGGCTCGCGACCAACGTCGCGATCGACGGCGACTTCGCGATCTCCGGCGTAAACGTCCTCTCCGACAACCTCAAGATCCGCTCGGACAAGATCGACGCGACCGCGGTGGTCGTCGCGAACCTGTCGACCGGGCGCTACACCGGCGCGTTGAAGGGGCGGATCAACAATTATCGCGTCGACGGGATCGGCATCGTCAACCTGACGACCGGCGCCAAGCTGGTGCCGGGACCCAAGGGCGGCTTCGGGATCACCGGCCGCGTCGTCGCGCAGACCTCGCAGATCTTCAACGAAGGCGCGCGCAGCTTCCTCGGCGGCAACGCGATCGTCCGCTCGGACATCGGCTACAGCCCCGAAGGCATCGTCACCTTCGGCAATCTCCGGATGAACGCGCCACAGTTCCGCGTCACGCGCGGCGAAGGTCGGTTCGATCCGGCCACCGGCGCCGTGCTGGTGAACGCCGATGCATATTCGACCGCCTACGGCCCATTGTCCGCCCGCGTCACGGGCAGTGCGACGGCTCCGGTCGTCGTCCTTCGCGCACCGCGTCCGGGTGTCGGCGTCGGCCTCGTCAACCTCAACGCGCGTATCGTCGGTCGTGGCGGCGCCTATGCGGTCACCGCGAGCGGCGGCACCAATTACGGGCCGTTCACCGCCGACGTGCTGGTCAGGCCGGGCGTGCAACTCGCGGTCGACGTGCGCCGCGTGGTGTTCGCCGGGATCGTCGGCAGCGGCCGCATCGTCCAGACCGCGGCCGGCCCGTTCGCGGGCGCGCTC
This genomic window contains:
- a CDS encoding D-glycerate dehydrogenase, with amino-acid sequence MIDTRRCPNPKVVVTRELADTLMDRMEALFDTHNNRADAKLDRDQLAAAMADCDVFVPTVTDDVDAALIAGAGDRLKLIANYGAGVNHIDLKAARARGIIVTNTPGVLTEDTADMTMALILSVPRRLAEGEKLVRSGQWNGWSPGGMLGHRIGGKALGIVGMGRIGQAVALRARAFGLTIHYHNRTRLPAVREAQLAATFHASLDDMLGAVDIVTIHTPLNADSRDLIDARRIALMRPHVYLINAARGGIVDEGALVDALEAGRLAGAGLDVWAHEPAIDPRLLALPNVVMLPHMGSATLEGRMASGERVIQNIRMWADGHRPPDQVLDGWI
- a CDS encoding SH3 domain-containing protein, whose translation is MTMRILAAALSVLVVTALVPDPATAADATKKTVPYYASISASRARMRTGPARTYPASWLYQRQDLPIKVVAIFKEWRKVADPDGTEGWMQANLLSGTRTAIVRGSGPVEMREKPVSSAKVLWRAAPGVVGRLSQCGNGWCRMDVKGQAGFVAVGGLWGVEAGEVLP
- a CDS encoding endonuclease domain-containing protein — its product is MTRRARNLRNHPTDAEIAIWHKVAYFRPRFTRQLVVERFIVDLACREVRLAVEFDGSQHIDSVRDRSRTRRLEDLGWTVIRFWNSDVARNPDGVAETILASVLRLQRPTHPQPLPSREGS
- a CDS encoding acetyl-CoA C-acyltransferase, which codes for MESEVAADRDPIVILSYARTPMGSFQGALAGATATQLGADAVRGAVERSGVSAAEIERIYMGCVLPAGLGQAPARQAAINAGLGDHVEATTVNKMCGSGMQAAILAADALAAGSVDLLVAGGMESMTNAPYLSKSHRGGARIGHDRMYDHMYLDGLEDAYEPGKLMGNFAEDTAHEYQFTRKQMDDYAIESLHRAQAAQKSGAFDREIISVDIAGRKGTTTVSLDEQPAKGDVAKIPTLKPAFSKDGTITAANASSISDGAAALVMTRASVADRLGIKPIARVVAHAAHAHAPSLFTTAPVFAMRKAMEKAGWSASDIDLFEVNEAFAVVAMIAMRDLGLPHDKVNIHGGACALGHPIGASGARILATLLSALETTGQKRGLASLCIGGGEATAMAVELMN
- a CDS encoding A24 family peptidase, with translation MSEAAFWAVLLGVLGAIIGSFVAALVMRWPDGRSVMQGRSACDGCGRTLRAVELVPLFSALVLHGRCKGCGVAISPVHWRIELAGLVIGSAAGFVAPGTVGIAGAVFGWLLLALASLDLVAFWLPDRLTILLAATGLVGAALGIDPPLQERLIGGLAGFGTLWLVAVGYRRIRGRDGMGGGDPKLFGAIGLWLGWQMLPAVLLIASMIGLGVVLAAHLKGRSMAADTALPFGALLAIAAYPAWLFMIGVTP
- a CDS encoding BamA/TamA family outer membrane protein yields the protein MTASNSRHYWLALALVASTTGFAGVGSAQLVKPGTAPAKGPDAPKPSDQPQSNDPRADAPIVPDAEFDSALPPLSGDLNAPLEAMAPLPAPSAQAPATPATATTPATTLAGDVLPPTGPSDPQLAQPLTPLSSFDTTPLQTAADIKDKDAPDIRYETATKGLDKAGDGLEGEYKALSALAEGKGKAANATQVAARAREDEALAVRLLKSLGYYDATAISTIETIPDADKTKPARLKATVSAQPGRLYSLSSITVKADATTPPDLVRTQLPLKVGDPIEAARIQGAEANVSLTLPQQGYPFVKVGERDILLDDQTPTGAYTLPVDTGPRSSFGQLRTEGDQVFNLEHLNLFPRFKAGELYDNRMTDDLRDALVATSLFSTVSVEPVRTGAINPDGTEQVDLLVRQSEGKPRSLGGNVGFSTGQGFRAEGTWQHRNLFPYEGALIASVIAGTQEQGLSGTFRRANAGRRDRTFSLTAGANHSNYDAYDAFTTSVGVRWSYDSTPIWQKPLTYYYGGELVGTNESVYDFGRGENVRRTYGIVALPGQVKFDRSDSLLNPTKGYRLTLNLSPETSVQGSVKPYIRTMIEGTFYYPVSSSIVIAGRAKAGSIQGVSRDDLAPSRRYYGGGGGSVRGYGYQRLGPFDPNGDPVGGRSLNEFALEARYRFGDFGIVPFIDAGNSYESSTPNLSSLRYGAGIGGRFYTSFGPMRFDVATPLNPREGDGKIALYISIGQAF